The Microbacterium sp. Nx66 genome contains a region encoding:
- a CDS encoding TetR/AcrR family transcriptional regulator: protein MTEQRAPRRRGRPRGGTDSRERIVSAAVDEFGAQGYDGATVRSIAARAGVDSALVHHYFGTKADLFAEAAGIPLRPDLDVPEILAGPKDEAGARLVRYVLDAFEKPDVRRRGVLLLRTAIGSRLTTPLLAGFLSRELLSRVARRLDVEDADLRAALVASQIAGMLIGRYVLQLPALAGASVEELVRRVGPTVQRYLFD, encoded by the coding sequence ATGACCGAGCAGAGGGCGCCGAGACGACGCGGGCGCCCGCGCGGCGGCACCGACTCCCGCGAGCGCATCGTGTCCGCGGCCGTCGACGAGTTCGGCGCGCAGGGGTACGACGGCGCCACGGTGCGATCGATCGCCGCCCGCGCCGGGGTCGACTCCGCACTCGTCCACCACTACTTCGGCACCAAGGCCGACCTGTTCGCAGAGGCCGCCGGGATCCCGTTGCGCCCCGACCTCGACGTCCCGGAGATCCTCGCGGGGCCGAAGGACGAAGCGGGGGCCCGGCTCGTCCGCTACGTGCTCGACGCGTTCGAGAAGCCCGACGTGCGCCGCCGCGGGGTGCTGCTCCTGCGCACGGCGATCGGGAGCAGGCTGACGACCCCCCTGCTCGCCGGCTTCCTCTCCCGCGAACTGCTCTCCCGCGTGGCACGACGCCTCGACGTGGAGGACGCCGACCTCCGCGCCGCCCTCGTCGCCTCGCAGATCGCCGGCATGCTCATCGGTCGCTACGTGCTGCAGCTCCCCGCGCTCGCCGGAGCCTCCGTCGAGGAGCTCGTCCGCCGCGTCGGCCCCACCGTCCAGCGCTACCTCTTCGACTGA
- a CDS encoding ABC transporter ATP-binding protein, producing MNNAAVEITQLRVRRGAVSVFDGIDLAVPRGQITGLLGPSGCGKTTLMRSIVGVQRIASGDVTVLGEPGGSRRLRHRVAYGTQGASVYGDLSVRQNLSYFASLLKAPKGDVDRVIQEVGLGAQATQLVDALSGGQATRVSLAVALIGLPELIVLDEPTVGLDPVLRAELWTLFRRLADRGVTLIVSSHVMDEAVRCDRLLLMREGRIIADTTPSSLLTDTGTTDAEAAFLALIERDRAAGAATTRRARREAHERQEEDAT from the coding sequence ATGAATAACGCGGCGGTCGAGATCACGCAGCTCCGCGTGCGGCGTGGGGCCGTATCCGTGTTCGACGGCATCGACCTCGCCGTCCCCCGCGGGCAGATCACGGGTCTCCTCGGCCCCTCGGGGTGCGGCAAGACCACGCTCATGCGGTCGATCGTCGGTGTGCAGCGGATCGCCTCCGGCGACGTGACCGTTCTGGGTGAGCCGGGCGGTTCGCGTCGGCTCCGGCACCGCGTGGCCTACGGTACGCAGGGCGCCTCGGTCTACGGCGACCTCAGCGTGCGGCAGAACCTCTCGTACTTCGCGTCGCTCCTGAAGGCGCCGAAGGGCGATGTCGACCGGGTCATCCAGGAGGTCGGCCTCGGCGCACAGGCCACGCAGCTCGTCGATGCGCTGAGCGGCGGCCAGGCGACGCGGGTGTCGCTCGCGGTGGCTCTGATCGGCTTGCCGGAACTGATCGTGCTGGACGAGCCGACCGTCGGACTCGACCCCGTGTTGCGGGCGGAGCTCTGGACCCTGTTCCGCCGGCTGGCCGACCGGGGCGTCACGCTCATCGTGTCCAGTCACGTGATGGACGAGGCGGTGCGCTGCGACCGGCTGCTGCTGATGCGGGAGGGGAGGATCATCGCCGACACCACGCCGTCGTCCCTGCTCACCGACACCGGCACGACCGACGCCGAGGCCGCGTTCCTGGCGCTGATCGAACGTGACAGGGCCGCCGGCGCCGCGACCACCCGGCGGGCGCGGCGAGAAGCGCACGAGCGCCAGGAGGAGGACGCGACATGA